In Crassostrea angulata isolate pt1a10 chromosome 6, ASM2561291v2, whole genome shotgun sequence, a genomic segment contains:
- the LOC128186941 gene encoding cell death abnormality protein 1-like produces MTYEYTWFTVTLICIAYGCEIGYVGYNCTKPCRYPSYGERCQKACNCTEDLCDHRLGCILPQKCREGYYGPGCISPCRYPSFGIKCQYMCSCQLYDCNHIIGCNNISESTKPNEDWLEGKQLINILIVTGNFVLFGTIGISIIIYVKIYRSKRNERRKQAYKI; encoded by the exons atgacatatGAATATACGTGGTTTACAGTTACTCTGATCTGCATTGCGTatg GATGTGAGATAGGATATGTTGGCTACAATTGTACAAAACCATGCAGGTATCCTAGCTATGGTGAAAGATGTCAAAAGGCGTGCAATTGTACTGAGGACCTTTGTGACCACAGACTTGGATGCATTCTACCTCAAA AGTGTCGAGAGGGTTACTATGGTCCGGGCTGTATCTCTCCATGTCGATATCCAAGCTTTGGTATAAAGTGTCAATACATGTGTTCATGTCAACTCTATGATTGCAATCACATTATTGGATGCAATAATATCTCAG AAAGTACAAAACCCAATGAGGACTGGCTGGAGGGGAAACAACTCATTAATATATTAATCGTAACaggaaattttgttttatttggaaCTATAGGAATATCAATAATCATATATGTCAAAATATATAGATCAAAGAGGAATGAGAGAAGGAAACAGGCATATAAAATCTGA
- the LOC128186940 gene encoding scavenger receptor class F member 2-like, producing the protein MNGTLIKFCVILEQITGCRTNQIGNPMKVNIYLIHTINGTGIGVLVYVVQGCPIGFFGYNCTQPCRFPSFGEKCQSGCNCSRDLCDHITGCTSIKECDDGYYGQDCILPCKYPSYGGKCQQTCICMPFICNNINGCENITEITEMLTTKSEEVFNFEWTFFNKHREAIITGSCSLLLIMAMCVWLKLKKCNKKPSPHFEEKIDQRFELYSSPSIDDVPRASYASLELDEVSDPDYENTRFSNSSMI; encoded by the exons ATGAATGGtactttaataaaattttgtgtaATATTGGAACAAATCACCGGGTGTAGAACTAACCAAATAGGCAACCCAATGAAGGTTAATATTTATCTAATACATACCATAAACGGTACAGGAATTGGAGTTTTGGTGTATGTTGTGCAAG GATGTCCGATTGGATTTTTTGGTTACAACTGTACACAACCCTGCAGATTTCCTAGCTTTGGTGAGAAGTGTCAGAGTGGATGTAACTGTTCTCGGGATTTATGTGATCACATTACCGGATGCACTAGTATCAAAG AATGCGATGATGGATACTATGGTCAGGACTGTATTTTACCTTGTAAGTATCCAAGCTACGGAGGAAAGTGCCAGCAAACATGTATCTGTATGCCTTTTATATGCAACAACATAAATGGATGCGAAAATATTACAG AAATCACAGAAATGCTGACAACGAAAAGTGAAGAGGTTTTCAATTTTGAGTGGACGTTTTTTAATAAGCATCGAGAGGCCATAATCACAGGAAGTTGCAGCTTATTACTGATTATGGCGATGTGTGTATGGCTCAAACTAAAGAAATGCAATAAAAAGCCAAGTCCACATTTCGAGGAAAAGATTGACCAGCGTTTCGAATTATATTCAAGTCCATCAATCGACGACGTTCCGAGAGCTAGTTATGCAAGTCTTGAACTTGATGAAGTTTCTGATCCCGACTACGAAAACACACGTTTTAGTAACTCATCAATGATATAA
- the LOC128189331 gene encoding uncharacterized protein LOC128189331 isoform X2, with protein sequence MILQIMKERNMHMETVQQTIVYITFIILQIADCSFICPLSTPTIEYVTSCPHIKAEWEKAVQRKNCESMAHHQNCTEPKNFQYNCLINHLRNATLEVCAPIYYLQGYCAYYNSNNKEIMENYDQGFECLKFPPGERCPPRYPSSEAYKYIRCYALKNQPEPTTTLPLAPSANKAPEFRSELVYIIFVTLLSVGLVAVSVLFIWWERKSIISLCQKGCKSKDISNPENNNPEETVFLPNESNENNVDIKDDGEDANNSPVACSSEGIKLEVTDTNGKTTKKPPRPVPPPSCIVKETNPVGKPPRPVPPTSFNVKPTNPVGKTSQPSTYKPARAIYTGKKKI encoded by the exons ATGATTTTACAG ATAATGAAGGAACGAAACATGCATATGGAAACCGTTCAACAAACAATAGTTTATATCACATTCATAATTCTCCAG ATAGCAGATTGTTCGTTCATCTGTCCCCTCTCAACACCAACTATAGAATACGTCACTTCCTGTCCACACATTAAAGCAGAATGGGAAAAAGCAGTTCAACGGAAAAACTGTGAAAGTATGGCGCATCATCAAAACTGCACGGAGCCTAAGAACTTTCAATATAATTGTCTCATAAATCATTTGCGAAACGCAACATTAGAAGTTTGTGCACCAATCTACTATTTGCAAG GCTACTGTGCGTATTATAActcaaataataaagaaattatggAGAATTATGATCAGGGATTCGAGTGTTTGAAGTTTCCTCCCGGCGAACGATGTCCACCCAGATACCCATCATCTGAAgcatataaat ACATACGTTGTTATGCCCTCAAAAACCAACCAGAACCAACAACAACATTACCTTTAGCGCCATCAGCAAATAAAGCTCCCGAATTTAG ATCAGAGTTGGTTTACATTATATTCGTTACATTATTATCAGTGGGATTGGTTGCCGTTTCTGTACTTTTTATATGGTGGGAGCGAAAGTCAATAATTAGCTTATGTCAAAAag GATGTAAATCAAAGGACATAAGCAATCCGGAGAACAACAATCCAGAGGAAACAG tgTTTCTTCCAAACGAAAGCAATGAAAACAACGTGGACATTAAAGATGATGGTGAGGATGCTAACA ACTCCCCGGTTGCATGCAGCAGCGAAGGAATCAAACTAGAGGTAACAGACACCAATGGAAAGACAACCA AAAAGCCGCCACGACCTGTGCCTCCGCCTAGTTGtattgtaaaagaaacaaacccTGTCG GAAAACCGCCACGACCTGTGCCTCCGACTAGTTTTAATGTAAAACCAACAAACCCTGTCGGTAAGACCTCTCAGCCCTCTACTTACAAACCTGCTCGAGCAATTTATAccggaaagaaaaaaatctga
- the LOC128189331 gene encoding uncharacterized protein LOC128189331 isoform X3, translating to MILQIMKERNMHMETVQQTIVYITFIILQIADCSFICPLSTPTIEYVTSCPHIKAEWEKAVQRKNCESMAHHQNCTEPKNFQYNCLINHLRNATLEVCAPIYYLQGYCAYYNSNNKEIMENYDQGFECLKFPPGERCPPRYPSSEAYKYIRCYALKNQPEPTTTLPLAPSANKAPEFRSELVYIIFVTLLSVGLVAVSVLFIWWERKSIISLCQKGCKSKDISNPENNNPEETVFLPNESNENNVDIKDDDSPVACSSEGIKLEVTDTNGKTTKKPPRPVPPPSCIVKETNPVGKPPRPVPPTSFNVKPTNPVGKTSQPSTYKPARAIYTGKKKI from the exons ATGATTTTACAG ATAATGAAGGAACGAAACATGCATATGGAAACCGTTCAACAAACAATAGTTTATATCACATTCATAATTCTCCAG ATAGCAGATTGTTCGTTCATCTGTCCCCTCTCAACACCAACTATAGAATACGTCACTTCCTGTCCACACATTAAAGCAGAATGGGAAAAAGCAGTTCAACGGAAAAACTGTGAAAGTATGGCGCATCATCAAAACTGCACGGAGCCTAAGAACTTTCAATATAATTGTCTCATAAATCATTTGCGAAACGCAACATTAGAAGTTTGTGCACCAATCTACTATTTGCAAG GCTACTGTGCGTATTATAActcaaataataaagaaattatggAGAATTATGATCAGGGATTCGAGTGTTTGAAGTTTCCTCCCGGCGAACGATGTCCACCCAGATACCCATCATCTGAAgcatataaat ACATACGTTGTTATGCCCTCAAAAACCAACCAGAACCAACAACAACATTACCTTTAGCGCCATCAGCAAATAAAGCTCCCGAATTTAG ATCAGAGTTGGTTTACATTATATTCGTTACATTATTATCAGTGGGATTGGTTGCCGTTTCTGTACTTTTTATATGGTGGGAGCGAAAGTCAATAATTAGCTTATGTCAAAAag GATGTAAATCAAAGGACATAAGCAATCCGGAGAACAACAATCCAGAGGAAACAG tgTTTCTTCCAAACGAAAGCAATGAAAACAACGTGGACATTAAAGATGATG ACTCCCCGGTTGCATGCAGCAGCGAAGGAATCAAACTAGAGGTAACAGACACCAATGGAAAGACAACCA AAAAGCCGCCACGACCTGTGCCTCCGCCTAGTTGtattgtaaaagaaacaaacccTGTCG GAAAACCGCCACGACCTGTGCCTCCGACTAGTTTTAATGTAAAACCAACAAACCCTGTCGGTAAGACCTCTCAGCCCTCTACTTACAAACCTGCTCGAGCAATTTATAccggaaagaaaaaaatctga
- the LOC128189331 gene encoding uncharacterized protein LOC128189331 isoform X1 encodes MILQIMKERNMHMETVQQTIVYITFIILQIADCSFICPLSTPTIEYVTSCPHIKAEWEKAVQRKNCESMAHHQNCTEPKNFQYNCLINHLRNATLEVCAPIYYLQGYCAYYNSNNKEIMENYDQGFECLKFPPGERCPPRYPSSEAYKYIRCYALKNQPEPTTTLPLAPSANKAPEFRSELVYIIFVTLLSVGLVAVSVLFIWWERKSIISLCQKGCKSKDISNPENNNPEETVFLPNESNENNVDIKDDGEDANNCVTHTVNEKDSPVACSSEGIKLEVTDTNGKTTKKPPRPVPPPSCIVKETNPVGKPPRPVPPTSFNVKPTNPVGKTSQPSTYKPARAIYTGKKKI; translated from the exons ATGATTTTACAG ATAATGAAGGAACGAAACATGCATATGGAAACCGTTCAACAAACAATAGTTTATATCACATTCATAATTCTCCAG ATAGCAGATTGTTCGTTCATCTGTCCCCTCTCAACACCAACTATAGAATACGTCACTTCCTGTCCACACATTAAAGCAGAATGGGAAAAAGCAGTTCAACGGAAAAACTGTGAAAGTATGGCGCATCATCAAAACTGCACGGAGCCTAAGAACTTTCAATATAATTGTCTCATAAATCATTTGCGAAACGCAACATTAGAAGTTTGTGCACCAATCTACTATTTGCAAG GCTACTGTGCGTATTATAActcaaataataaagaaattatggAGAATTATGATCAGGGATTCGAGTGTTTGAAGTTTCCTCCCGGCGAACGATGTCCACCCAGATACCCATCATCTGAAgcatataaat ACATACGTTGTTATGCCCTCAAAAACCAACCAGAACCAACAACAACATTACCTTTAGCGCCATCAGCAAATAAAGCTCCCGAATTTAG ATCAGAGTTGGTTTACATTATATTCGTTACATTATTATCAGTGGGATTGGTTGCCGTTTCTGTACTTTTTATATGGTGGGAGCGAAAGTCAATAATTAGCTTATGTCAAAAag GATGTAAATCAAAGGACATAAGCAATCCGGAGAACAACAATCCAGAGGAAACAG tgTTTCTTCCAAACGAAAGCAATGAAAACAACGTGGACATTAAAGATGATGGTGAGGATGCTAACA attgtgtAACACACACTGTAAATGAAAAAG ACTCCCCGGTTGCATGCAGCAGCGAAGGAATCAAACTAGAGGTAACAGACACCAATGGAAAGACAACCA AAAAGCCGCCACGACCTGTGCCTCCGCCTAGTTGtattgtaaaagaaacaaacccTGTCG GAAAACCGCCACGACCTGTGCCTCCGACTAGTTTTAATGTAAAACCAACAAACCCTGTCGGTAAGACCTCTCAGCCCTCTACTTACAAACCTGCTCGAGCAATTTATAccggaaagaaaaaaatctga